Proteins co-encoded in one Bremerella sp. TYQ1 genomic window:
- a CDS encoding DUF5123 domain-containing protein: protein MKLHALVLIFACLSVHLCRAAETDADYYVSPQGSDGWSGTIATTNSQKSDGPFATIERARDAIRESRFSESGDCTFIDELPAQNSQSTEDRRALAQAKQANTDHNIYFSAADSQLGKQIIKKHKQEGIDAHSLSVDPLFVDPANVDFRFQPDSPALKLGIVPFDVSIAGLIKHIESPNAGCLSE from the coding sequence ATGAAGCTTCATGCGTTAGTCTTGATCTTCGCATGTCTATCGGTTCATCTTTGTCGTGCCGCGGAGACAGATGCGGACTACTATGTGTCTCCGCAAGGCTCTGACGGTTGGTCAGGAACTATCGCGACGACCAATTCGCAGAAGTCGGATGGTCCGTTTGCCACGATCGAGCGCGCTCGCGACGCGATTCGTGAATCTCGATTTTCTGAATCAGGCGATTGCACTTTCATCGACGAGCTACCAGCACAAAATAGTCAATCGACCGAGGACCGACGCGCTCTCGCCCAAGCGAAGCAAGCCAACACAGATCACAACATTTACTTCTCTGCCGCCGATTCCCAACTTGGCAAGCAGATTATCAAGAAGCACAAACAAGAAGGAATTGACGCCCATAGCCTGTCCGTCGATCCCCTTTTTGTCGATCCCGCCAACGTTGATTTTCGTTTTCAGCCGGATTCTCCAGCCTTGAAGCTTGGTATTGTCCCCTTCGATGTCTCAATAGCGGGACTGATCAAGCATATCGAGTCGCCAAACGCTGGTTGCCTATCTGAATAG
- a CDS encoding sulfatase: MNKTVFALCLLACLAIRLEAAQPNFVVIFTDDQGYADLGCFGGKHVSTPRIDQMADEGAKLTSFYVAAPVCTPSRAALMTGCYPKRIEMATGDNFPVLLAGDAKGLNPSEITIAEVLKSAGYKTGIFGKWHLGDQSEFLPTRQGFDEYFGLPYSHDIHPYHTQQKKYHFPPLPLLDGETVVEMDPDADYLTRRITERAIGFIEKHKDEPFFLYIPHPIPHRPLHASPPFMKDVPQALKAKLANESKNDTIDYRTRDKLLRQAIGEIDWSVGQILDALKERGLDENTVVIFTSDNGPSLPGKATPLSGKKGSTLEGGMREPTVIRWPGKIAAGVVNNKLMTTMDLLPTFAKLAGAQMPEDRVIDGKDIWPVLSSEAESPHEAFFYFRGNTLEAVRSGDWKLHLAAAGTNAKGSRSSHPALFNLETDISEKKNLLGSHPETVARLTSYAMAFEKELQQHRRPAAFVENPQPLSK; the protein is encoded by the coding sequence TTAGAAGCGGCGCAACCCAACTTTGTAGTCATCTTCACGGATGACCAAGGCTACGCCGATCTCGGCTGCTTTGGCGGCAAACACGTTAGTACGCCTCGGATCGATCAGATGGCGGATGAAGGCGCGAAGCTAACAAGTTTCTACGTAGCCGCTCCGGTTTGCACTCCGTCACGAGCGGCACTAATGACCGGTTGTTATCCGAAGCGGATTGAGATGGCGACGGGTGATAATTTCCCGGTTCTTCTGGCTGGGGATGCCAAGGGGTTGAACCCAAGCGAGATTACAATCGCCGAAGTACTAAAGTCCGCCGGCTACAAGACAGGCATTTTTGGCAAATGGCACCTCGGTGACCAGTCCGAATTCCTCCCAACACGACAAGGATTCGATGAGTACTTTGGCTTGCCTTATAGCCATGACATACACCCTTACCATACCCAGCAGAAGAAATACCACTTCCCTCCTCTACCGCTGCTCGATGGCGAAACCGTAGTCGAAATGGACCCGGACGCTGACTATCTGACCCGGCGAATCACCGAGCGAGCCATCGGCTTTATCGAGAAACACAAGGACGAGCCATTCTTTCTTTACATACCTCATCCCATTCCCCACCGACCACTTCACGCGTCGCCCCCCTTTATGAAAGATGTGCCTCAAGCCTTGAAGGCTAAACTTGCTAACGAGTCGAAAAACGACACGATCGACTATCGCACTCGTGACAAGCTACTTCGCCAAGCGATTGGTGAGATCGACTGGTCGGTTGGACAAATTCTGGATGCATTGAAAGAACGCGGACTCGACGAAAACACAGTCGTGATCTTCACGTCGGACAACGGACCCTCACTGCCGGGGAAAGCCACGCCACTGTCCGGCAAGAAGGGAAGCACCCTCGAAGGCGGCATGCGCGAACCAACCGTCATTCGGTGGCCGGGAAAAATCGCTGCCGGCGTCGTCAACAATAAGTTAATGACAACCATGGACCTGCTTCCCACCTTCGCCAAGTTGGCAGGTGCACAAATGCCTGAAGATCGCGTAATCGACGGCAAGGACATCTGGCCGGTCTTGTCGAGCGAAGCAGAGAGTCCACACGAGGCCTTCTTCTATTTCAGAGGCAACACGCTCGAGGCGGTGCGTTCGGGCGATTGGAAACTACATCTGGCAGCTGCCGGAACTAACGCGAAAGGATCGCGTAGTAGCCACCCTGCTCTCTTCAACCTCGAGACCGACATCAGCGAAAAGAAGAACTTGCTAGGCTCCCATCCTGAGACCGTCGCCCGACTAACGTCCTATGCAATGGCCTTCGAAAAAGAGTTGCAGCAGCATCGCCGACCTGCTGCCTTTGTTGAAAACCCCCAACCACTTTCCAAGTAG